Part of the Sphingomonadaceae bacterium OTU29LAMAA1 genome, CCAGACCCTGCTCCGCTACACCGTGCCCGGTGTGCCGGACCTGTATCAGGGCACCGAGCTGGCGGACCTCAGCCTCGTCGATCCCGACAACCGCCGCCCGGTCGATTACGCCGCCCGTGCCGCGTTGCTGGGGCGCGACGATGCTCCGGCCAAATTCCGCCTGATCGCCGATCTGCTGGCGTTGCGGCGCGCGCATCCCGGGCTGTTCGCCGCTGGCGATTACCGACCGGTGGCGGTCGAGGGCAGCGACCGCATCCTCGCCTTCACCCGCACCGCCGGTGGAAAGACGCTGAAGGTCGCGGCACTCGTTCGCGGCACCGCGATACCCGATGCGACCATCGCCTTCGACGACAAGCCCGTGTCTGCCCGCGACGCGTTCGGCGAGCGCGTCATCTGGTACGCCGTCACCTGATCGTCCGCGGCTCCCCAAAACAAAAGGGCCCCGAAAACCCGCAGGTTTTCGAGGCCCTTTCGATGGTGGGCGTGGCAAGGATTGAACTTGCGACCCCTGCGATGTCAACACAGTGCTCTACCACTGAGCTACACGCCCGCCGGAGGTGGGCCATTAGCCGGGGCTGGCCCGGCTGGCAAGCGGTCAATTCGGTAAAATTAGCTCAACCCACTAACACTACCCACCTCAAACACGCGGTCGACCTCGGCGACGAGATCGCGCAGGTGGAACGGCTTCGACAGGACCCGCGCATTTGGCATCTCCCGCCCGGCCTTCAGCGTCACCGCTGCAAAGCCGGTGATGAACATCACGCGCAGGCCCGGCACCATTTCGGCGGCGCGGCGCGCCAGTTCGATGCCGTCCATCTCGGGCATCACGATATCGGTCAGTAGCAGGTCGAACGTCTCGGTTTCGAGCAACGGGATCGCCGCCGTACCGCGATCCACGGGCGAAACGGCATAACCCGCGCGTTCCAGCGCCCGCGTCAGATATTCGCGCATGATCTGGTCGTCTTCGGCCAGCAGGATTCTGATCATCGCTTCGTCGGTCCCCATTCGCGGCCGCATCTATGACGATGAGGTGTGAAGATTTCCAGAGCGCCGAACGCGCGAAACCGCTAAGCCGTGCCACAGATGGACGCTTCGTTCGAACGGATCGGCGGTCAGGAGCCGGATGGCACACCGCTGAGCCCTGTAGTGCTGTCGGTGCCGCACGCCGGCCGTGATTATCCGCTGGCGTTGCGCACCGCGCTACGCGTGCCCGAAGCCGCATTGGTGGTGCTGGAGGATCGCTACGTCGATCACGTCGCGCAGGGCGCTCGATCGGTCGAGACGATGCTGGTGCAACATCGCGCCCGTGCGTGGATCGATCTCAACCGCAGCGAGGCCGAGCGGGATGCCCGCGTCGACGAGGGCGCGCGATCGCATAGTCAGCCCACCGCGTCGACCAAGTTGCGCAGCGGTCTGGGGCTCGTCCCCCGTCGCGCCGGGGCGGCCGGCGACCTGTGGCGACGCCGCTTCACCGGGGCGGAGGTCGCGGCCCGTATCGTCGAGGATTATCGCCCGTATCACGAAGCGCTTGCCATGACGCTGGCCGCAGCGCGGGACAGGTTCGGGATCGCGGTGCTGCTCGACATACATTCGATGCCAGCGGTCGGTCCGCATGCCCGGATCGTGTTGGGCGACCGGTTTGGCCAGGCATCCGCCGGTCGCTTCGTCACGCGACTGGAGGCGGCAGCGGCGCAAACCGGCGTACGCACCGCGCTCAACACCCCCTACGCCGGCGGTCACATCCTGGAGCGGCAGGGCGCGCCGTCGCGGAATATCCACGCGATCCAGATCGAGATCGACCGGACTCTGTATCTCGACCCTATGCTCGACCGGCCCGGCACCGGTATGGCGCAGACCATCGCGATGCTGCGCACGATGATCGACGCTGTCACGGATGAGGCACTGGCAGGGCAAGCAGGCGCCACCGCGCTGGCAGCCGAATGAACGACATAAAAAAACCACCCCGTGCTGTTCGCACGAGGTGGCCAAGGTTCAGGGAGGAGGCACACTGAAAGTGTGCCATACGGCGTCGCGAAAGGGGGGACACGAGCGCCGTACAGAAGTAAAATAGGTGAACCGTGGATTGGTTCAACCCCGACGTACCCGCCCGATGATTATTTTTGCGAATGCCCTGTTCCGCGAGCCGATGCCGTAATCTGCCGCCGGACCTATCGACGCAACGCAGGCGCCATGCGGGTAAGCACGGTGTCGCGCAGGATCAGGTGATGCCGCAAGGCCGCTGCGATATGGAGCACCACCAACGCCGCCATGAGCCAGCCGATCGGCCCGTGCGCATCATGGCCAAGATCGGCCAGCCCCTTGCCGACCGGCAGCGTCGGAACATCGAACAGGCCGAACCACAGCAGCGGTCGGTGCGGACCGGGCCCCGACACCATCAGCCAACCGGTCAGCGGCATCGCGATCATCAGCAGGTACAAGGTCCAGTGCGTCGCGTGGGCGACGCCTTTTTCCCATACAGGCGTGCCGGCGGGCAAGGCGGGCGGTCGATGGGCAAGGCGCCAGGCGACGCGCCCGGCGGTCAGCAACAGCACGGTGATGCCGATCGCTTTATGCGCGCCCATCAGGGATCGCAGCACCGGAATGGCGTCGTGGCCGATCCCGATAACCAGATTGACGATGACCAGCACCGCGATCGACCAGTGAAAGGCGATCGCGACACCGGAATAATATTCGCCGCGGGAAAATCCTGCCATGTCGAGTCCCTTGCCGTAAGGATCCGACAGTCCCCCGCGCGCATGGCAGGGTCAAGCGCGGACGATAGTCACCGGCGGCCGGTCGGGAGAGCCGCAGGCGCCCCCCCGCCGCGCATCAGCCGATCTGCGGCTGCGGCGTCTTGCCCAGCGTGACCTGGCGCGCGAAGATTTCGCGCATCAGCGACAGCGAGAACAGGTGCGCGTACAACAGCGGCAGCATGCCCGACTGCGACATCTTGCGCAGCTGGTCGCCGCGCAGGCCTGCAAGCTTTTCCTCGTTGATCATCTGGAAGCCGCGATAGACGAACGGCTGCTGGTTCTGATCGGCCTGGATCGTCACCTCGCCCTCCATCAGCAGCTCCTGCTCGCGCAGCTCGTTCATGAAAGCCTGCGTACGCGCACCGGCCTGTTCGAACTGCTCGGCGAAGTCGAGAATCGCCTTTGTCGTCTGGCTCGGCTGGCCGTTCTCGAACAGCACGTCGCCCTCGTCGAACGCGCCGAGCGCTTCGGACGTCGGATCGAAGCAGAGCGACAGCTCGTCTGAGTCGGGGCGCAGGCGGGCGAGCATATACGGATAGCGTCGCACATAGGCCGGCACGTAGAAGTTCGTCTCGGTCAGCTTGCCGTCGTCGCCCATGAAGACGTTGACGCCTTCGTTAAGGCCCATCAGCGCCAGCGGAATGGCATCTTCGCCAACCGAGAATACGATCGGCATGTGACGCTGCACCATCGGGAATTCGTCCGTGGTGATCGGCACCGCATGCTGCCCGACCAGGAACGGTGCACTGTCCTGCTGCCGCACGCGCCAGGTCGCGTGGGTCTCGCTCGAAAGCGGCTCGAGGCCATTGTAGAACAGGGGAAGCGGCGCGCTGGCCATCGGAACTCTCCACGTCGTAATGTGTTTGCGGCGCAGCCGCGGTTGGCGCGTTGCTCTATTGGGCCGCAGCCTCAGGCGCAAGCGCGACGAGCTTGCCCGGATTGAGGATGTAGAGCGGGTCCATCGCCGTTTTGATCGCGCGGAGCGTCGCCAGCCGCGCCGGTGACGATAGCCGCTCCAGCTCGCCGCGCTTCATCTGGCCGATGCCATGCTCCGCGGCGATCGACCCGCCCGCGGCAATGACCAGATCGTCGACGAATCGCGTCACCTCCGGCACGTTCTCGGCATACCAGACGTCCGGGTCGGTACCCGGAGCAGCCCGGACGTGGAAGTGGATGTTGCCATCGCCCAGATGGCCGAAACCGCTGGCGTGCGTCCCGGGAAAGCGCGCCTCGCACGCCGCCGCCGCCTCGATCATGAACCGCGGCATGGTCTCCACCGGCACCGACAGATCGTGCTGCGATGCCGGTCCCAACGCCCGTTCCGAGTCGGAGATCGACTCGCGGATGCGCCAGAACGCTGCCGCCTGTGCCTCGCTGGCGGCGATCGTTGCATCGGCGACCAGATTGTCCCCCAGCGCATCGGCTAGCAGGCGCTCCATCAGCGCAGCTCCCATGGCATCGGTATGCTCGATCAGGACATGCCACGCATGATCGCCAACAACCGGCGCCCGCGCGCCGGGAACGTAGGCGAGCACCGCGGCCAGCGATTCGCGTGGCAGGATTTCGAAACTTTCCAGCGCCTCGGTCGCCTGCTGGAAGCGGCGGAGCAGAATAAGGGCAGCCTTTGGGTCGGCGACCGTCACCCAGGCCGTCGCACGAATCTCAGGCACAGGCACCAGCCGGAGCGTTGCGGCGGTGACGACGCCCAGCGTCCCCTCCGCCCCGACCAGCAATTGTGTCAGGTCGTATCCGCGATTGTCCTTCTTCAGCGCCGCCAGACCGTCGTGGATGCTGCCATCCGCCAGCACCACTTCGAGCCCCGCGACCAGGCCGCGCATCGATCCGAAGCGCAGCACCTGCGTTCCCCCGGCATTGGTAGACACGAGTCCGCCGATGGTCGCGCTGCCCTTTGCGCCCAGCGTAAGTGGGAAACGACGCTCCACCGCCGATGCCGCGTCGTGCAGGTCGGACAGGATTACTCCCGCCTCCGCCACCGCCAGCCCGGCTTCTGCATCGACCGACCGGATGCGATTCATTCGCCGCAACGACAGGATCAGCGCCGAACCGTCCGCAGGCGGGGTCGCTCCGCCCACCATCGAGCTGTTGCCGCCCTGTGGCACCAGCGGAACCCGATGTCGCACCGCCGCCGCGACGATCGCCGAAACCTCCGCGGTCGAAGCCGGCGCCAGTAAGGCCGGGGACCGACCGTGGAAGCGCCGGCGCCAGTCGGTTTCCCATGGTGCGATATCGGCAGGATCGGTGATGATGCCGTTCGGTCCCAAATCGGGACGGAGCGCATCGAGCATGGCGGATTGCGCGGGCGTCATGCCGCGGTGCGCTAGGCCAAGTTCATCGCGTGTTCAACGACGGTGGCTAGGAACCGGAGCCTGCCATGCTGCATCCCGCCTTCCCCGTATCCCTCCTCGCCCTCGCTGCACCCGCCGTCGCGTTTGTCGGCGATGCGCTGGCGCAACTCGACGGGGTGCAATGGGCGCAGGCGACGATCCACGAACGCGTCGTGATTCGCGTTCCCCGTATGAGCATGAGCCGATCGGTCGGGCGCGTCGCAATTCCGGCACCGATCGTCCGCTACAAGGAAAAGAAGGGGCCGAAGTGCGTCGCCGTCGCCGATCTTGGCGGCGCGTTGATCACCGAAGCTGGTGCGGTCGATCTCGTGATGGCAGGCGGCAAGCGTCTGCGTGCGAAACTGGACGACGATTGCGGACCGATGGACTTCTATAGCGGCTTCTACCTGCGCCCCGCCGCCGACGGAAAGGTGTGCGCCGATCGGGACGTCATCCGGATGCGTTCGGGAGCCAGTTGCGGAATCAGCACGTTCAAGACGCTTCAGGTCTCTCGCTGACCGCCTTTTCTTGACTTTTGCTGGCAAATCCGCAAGCGCCCGGTTAGCGTTGCTGCGCGCGTGTGCGGCCGTTCTTTTCCGGACCTTTGCATGAGCCTTTTGGCATGAGCTTCGCCGACCTCGGCCTTTCCGACGAACTCCTGACGGCGGTCACCGACGCCGGCTATACGGAGCCGACCCCGATCCAGGCGCAGGCGATCCCGTCGGTACTGATGATGCGCGACCTGATTGGCATCGCCCAGACGGGAACGGGCAAGACTGCCGCGTTCGTACTGCCGATGATCGACATCCTGTCGCACGGCCGCAGCCGCGCCCGCATGCCGCGCTCGCTGATTCTGGAGCCGACGCGCGAACTCGCTGCGCAGGTTGCCGAGAATTTCGAGAAATACGGCGCGGGCACCAAGCTGTCGATGGCGCTGCTGATCGGCGGCGTGTCGATGGGCGACCAGATCAAGGCGCTGGAAAAAGGCGTCGACGTGCTGATCGCGACGCCCGGTCGCCTGATGGATCTGTTCGGGCGCGGCAACATTCTGCTCACCGGCTGCTCGATGCTGGTCATCGATGAAGCGGACCGGATGCTCGACATGGGGTTCATCCCCGATATCGAGGAAATCTGCACCAAACTGCCCAAGACGCGCCAGACTCTCCTGTTCTCGGCGACGATGCCTGCCCCGATCAAGCGGCTTGCTGACAAGTTCCTCGACAACCCCAAGACGATCGAGGTGTCGCGGCCGGCATCGACCAACCTCAGCATCAAGCAATATCTGGTGCCGGTGTCGGGCGTGGCGGCGAAGAAGCGCGACGCGCTGCGCCAGCTGCTGAACACCGACGAGGTGCGCAACGCGATCATTTTCTGCAATCGCAAGACCACCGTGCGCGAGCTCAACAAGAGCCTGAAGCAGCACGGCTTCAAATCCGGCGAGATCCATGGCGACATGGAACAGGCGCAGCGGATTGCCGAGCTGGACCTGTTCAAGGACGGCAAGATCAACATCCTGGTGGCGTCCGACGTCGCTGCACGCGGGCTTGACATCAAGGGTGTCAGTCACGTGTTCAACTTCGATGCGCCGTGGCATCCCGACGATTACGTCCACCGTATCGGCCGCACCGGCCGCGGTGGCGCGACCGGCATCGCGTTCACGCTGGTGACGTCGGAAGATGCCGAGAACATCCAGAATATCGAGAAGCTGACCGGGCAGAAGATCGATCGGCTCGAGATCGGCGCCGCTCCCAAGGCGGAAGCTCCGGCCACGGAAGAACCGCGTCGTGCCCGCCGCGAGCGTGCGCCGCGTGGTGAGGGCCGGCGCGAGCGCGCACCGCGTGCCGAAGTCGAGGAAGCGCCGCAGGTCGAGCGCGAGGCGGAGGTCGAGGCAGCTCCGCAGCAGACCGAACGTCCGCAACGCGCGCCGCGCGCCGGGCCGACGTTCACGCCGCCGCCGCGGCGCGACGTGCGCCGCGATGACCGCAATGATCGTCGTCCGCGTCGCGACGAGCGCGACGATGGTCCGGACGAAGGCTGGAACGGTCCGATCCCGGACTTCCTCAACGCGGTGATCGCGCTCTGATGCCGGGCGGCGGTCGCCCCCGCCGCCCGTCCGATGCCGTGATCCAGCCGGTGCCGCCGGTGGTGATCGTCAGTCCCTGCACCGGCGTATGCGCCATCGACGCCGGGGACCTGTGCCGCGGCTGCGGTCGCACGCTGGACGAAATCGCCGCGTGGAGCGTGATGACGCCGGCAGAGCGCGATGCGATCATGGTGGCATTGCCGACGCGACGCAGGGCGCCGCGATAACGGCGGTCACACCGTCGGCTTCGTGTCGATCGGCGTCAGGCCCTTGTCGTCACCTCGGGATGTTCCCCGACTGCTGTCCTCCGTGACCGGGAGAGGTGCAGACAACCCGTAGCCGTAGCAAGCGCCTTATCAAGACGCGCCGGGGCCTTCGGTTCGCTCGCACTGACCACAGTGACAGCTCAGGTGGCAGCCATCGCGGCCATTGCCGCGTCGTCCAGCGCCGCGGCCCGCTCATACGCCTCCCGCGCCGTCAGCCGCGCGATATAAGCATCGAACGCGTCGCGCTTCGGTAGCGAACCGAACTGCGCGCCCCAGATCACCTGCGACCCGACGTAGACGTCCGCTGCCGTAAACCGATCGCCGGCGATATATTCATGCGCCGCCACCGCCTGTTCCAGTACATCGACCATGCGGTCGTAGGTGCCATAACCAGCCATCCGCTGTTGCTGATCGGTCGGCGCGACACCGAGCGAGCGGTTGGTGATCGCGGCCTCGACCGGCCCGGCCGCGAAGAACAGCCAGCGATAATAGTCCGCCCGTTCGTCTTCGCGTGGGGCGAGGCCGGCACCGGGAAACGCCTCGGCAAGATAGGCGCAGATCGCGGCACATTCCGTCACCGTCTTGCCTCCGTGAATGATCGCCGGCACCTTCGCCATCGGGTTGACCGACAGGAACGGCTGCTCCTTCATCGTCGAGGCATAGTCGAGCAACACGGCATCGTAGTCGACGCCGGCCTCCTCCAGCATCCAGCGCGCAATCCGACCGCGCGACATCGGGTTCGTGTAAAGAATCAGGTCGGCCATTTGCAATTCTCTCATCAGACTCGCCGGAACAAAGATCGAACGATCCTGTCTCCAGTGTCAAGCGTGGCGATCGAGGTTGTTCGCGAACAGATCGAGCATCTTTCCCCACGCGCGCTCGGCCTGTGGCTGATTGTAGACCTTGCTGTCGATCACGCACCAGCCGTGCATCGCACCGTCATAGACCTCGATCTCGGCAGGGCGCTTCGCGGTCGTGAATGCCTCCCGCAGCGCGACCTTGTCGTTCGGGTTGCGTGCATCGTCGTTGGTGGCGATCGCGATCAGATAACCGCCGCGCAACTGCGGGACCAGCTTGTGCGGGCTGTCAGGGGCATCGTTGACCAGCCCTGCGCCGTGGAACGAGGCACCAGCCTTGATCCGTGATGAGGCTGCCGCGGTGCGGATCACCATCGGCCCACCCATGCAATAGCCGGCGCTGCCGATACCGCGTTTCGTATCCACTTCCTTCTGCGTGTCGAGGAAGGCGACGAAGGTCTTGCCGTCGCTGGTTACCGCCGCGGGCGTCAGGACCGCCCGCCATGGCGTGATCCGTTCGCGAACCGCCGGCTGGTCGAACGACTCGCCCGGCTGGACGATCGGCGACTTGGCCGAGCGGTAGAACTGGTTGACGACCAGCACTGCGTAGCCAGACTGGGCGAGCCGGTCCGCCATCGTGCGGAACGCGGGACGCAGGCCCATGATGTCGGGCCATATCAGCACCGCCGGATGCTTGCCGGCCGTCGGTGCGGTAAAATAGGCGTCGCACTGGCCATCGGGCGTGGTGATGACCACGTCGCGGCCCTTGATCGGCTTCGCGTTCGCCGGAGCGGGCAGCAGCACCGCCGCGCCGATCGCGCCCGCGGCGGCACCCAGTTGACGCCGGGACAGATGACGGTCGGTATCGGCGGCGGTCAATTCGTCGCACATGCGCGCTCTCCCAAGTATTCGGGGGAGGCTAGCCGAGACTCACCGCCGGTGCCAACGCATTACGTGTTCCTGCTCTCGCAGGATCGGAGACACAGTTCGGCCGGACCGCGTCAGCGCTTGAACGGATCGTTGAACAGTGCCGCCGCCGCCGCCGCGGGATCGTTATGATCGACATCGACACCGCGCGCCGCTGCGTCACGCTCAGCCCGCAACGATGCGATCAGCGCCTCGCGGTCGCCTTCAAGGCGCGTATCGGTCGGTGCGGCCTCGTTGCCCGATGCCTTCGACGCCTTGGCGACCGCGGCATCCAGTTCACGCTGCGTCGTCAGACCGAGCGTCACCGGATCCTTCGGCGTGATGTTGCCGATGTTCCAGTGGCTGCGATCGCGGATCGCGGCGATCGTGGTGCGGGTGGTGCCGATCAGGTTGCTGATCGCGCCGTCCGTGATCTCGGGATGGTTGCGGATGATCCAGGCGATGCCGTCGGGCTTGTCCTGACGCTTCGACACCGGGGTGTAGCGCGGCCCCTTGGTACGGCGGACCTGCTCGGGGCCCTTGATCATCTTCAGGCGATAGGCCGGATCGGCCTGGCCCTTGTCGACCTCTTCCTGCGTCACCTCGTGCGCACGGATCGGGTCGCGCCCGGTCAGCTTGGTCGCGGCGGTGTCGTCGGCGATCGCCTGCACTTCCAGGATGTGGAGACCGCAGAAGTCCGCGATCTGGTCGAAAGACAGCGACGTGTTGTCGACCATCCAGGAAGCGGTCGCATGAGGCATGAGCGGCTGGGCCACGGGAAAACTCCGTCGGAAATAAATAGGGCCGCCCCTTATCGGAGCGGCCGTGTCATAACCTGCGATGTACTGCGCACTGCTCGGAAGGGCAAGGTGCGACGGCAGCTATAGCGTCAGCACGATCTTGCCGACATGATCGCCCTCTTCCATCCGGGCGTGCGCGGCCGCGGCCTCGCCAAGCGGAAATACCTGATCGATCACCGGGCGCAGCCGGCCGGACTCGACATGCGGCCACACCGTACGGGCGATCTCGTCTGCCACCAGCGTCTTGAAGGCGGTGTCGCGCGGGCGCAGCGTCGATCCGGTCAACGTCAGGCGGCGGCGCATGATCTCGAACAGCGGGATCGTCGCCTGTGGCCCGCCCTGCACCGCGATCGAAACGTGGCGACCGTCGTCGGCGAGGCATTGAAGGTTGCGCGGCACGTAATCGCCGCCGACCATATCGATGACTGCGGTGACGCCCTTGCCGTCGGTGATCGCCTTCACCTGTTCGACGAAATCGTGCGTCTTGTAGTTGATCGCGTGATCCGCGCCCAGTTCCAGCGCCCGCGCGCACTTCGCGTCCGATCCCGCGGTGACGATGATCGTCAGGCCGAAGATGTTGGACAACGCGATCGCCATCGTTCCGATGCCGCTGGTACCGCCGTGTAGCAGCACGCTGTCGCCCTCGGTTGCGAAGGCGCGTTCGAACAGATTGGTCCAGACGGTGAACAGCGTCTCGGGTATCGCCGCCGCCTCGATCATCTCCAACCCCTCGGGGATCGGCAGACACTGACCGGCGGGCGCAACGGCGTATTCAGCATAGCCGCCCCCGGCGAGCAGCGCGCAGACCGGCTGACCCAATTGCGTGTCCTCCACTCCCTCGCCCACCGCGACGATCGTACCGGCGATTTCCAGACCGGGGATCGAGGAAGCGCCCGGTGGCGGCGCATAGCCGCCCTTGCGCTGAAGCACGTCGGGACGGTTGACACCGGCGGCGGCGACGCGGATCAGCACTTCGCCCGCACCCGGCTGCGGCACCGGTCGCTCGACCAGCCGAAGCACCTCCGGTCCGCCCGGCGCCTCCGGGTCGATCGCCTGCATCATCTGGGGCAGTTCGCTCATCCCGTCGCATCCTTCGCGTCCGATCCGCGCGCCTTATTGACATCACCGGGGCAAGGGTCAACGTTGATAGACGATGGATCTGGACGACGCCCCTTCGCGTCCCAACGACGCATTGACCGAGCTGCTGCGGCAGGACCTCGATCCGTTGTCTGTCGACGAGCTGGATTCGCGCATTGCCGCGCTGGAAGGTGAGATCGCTCGCACCCGCGCCGCGCGCGATCGATCGGTTAACCACCGCGCAAGCGCCGACGCGTTATTCAGGCGATGAGCCGTTGCCGCACCGGATGGGCACAGAGCCCTTCGCTCCGGTCGCGGTGTCAAGAGCTTGATGGACGCGCCCCCGATACCGACATTGGTGGAAAGGACGCGGCGACGCACCCCCGGCGCCTCCATAGTCCGACTGGAGTAATCTGAATGCCATCCTTCGCCCCCGCGCTCGAGACTACGCTCCACAAGGCGCTCGAAGCCGCGTCCTCGCGTCGGCACGAATATGCGACGCTCGAACATCTGCTGCTCGCGTTGATCGGCGACGAACATGCCTCCAAGGTCATGGAAGCCTGCCACGTCGACCTGGGCGAGCTCAAGACCACCGTCGCGCACTACCTCGACACCGAACTCGACGCACTGAAGGTCGATGCCTCGACCGACCCGTCGCCGACCAGCGGCTTCCAGCGGGTCGTGCAGCGCGCGATCCTGCACGTGCAATCGTCGGGCCGTGACGAGGTGACCGGCGCCAATGTGCTCGTCGCGCTGTTCAGCGAGCGGGAGAGCTATGCCGTCTACTTCCTGCAGCAGCAGGACATGAGCCGCCTCGATGCCGTGAGCTTCATCAGCCACGGCGTCGGCAAGGGCGGCACCGCCGACGCCACGCCGCCGAAAGGCGCCGAGGAGGACAAGCCCGCCAAGGGACAGGAGAAGGGCAAGACGGAAAGCGCACTCAAGCAATTCACCGTCGACCTCAACGAAAAGGCCAAGATCGGCAAGGTCGATCCGCTGATCGGGCGCGGGCCGGAGGTGGATCGCACGATCCAGATCCTGTGCCGCCGGTCGAAGAACAATCCGCTGTACGTGGGCGATCCCGGCGTCGGCAAGACCGCCATCGCGGAAGGGCTCGCACGCAAGATCGTCGAGGGCGAGGTTCCCGACGTGCTCAAGGAAGCGGTCATCTACAGCCTCGACATGGGGTCGTTGCTGGCCGGCACCCGCTATCGCGGCGATTTCGAGGAGCGGCTGAAGGCGGTCGTCAACGAACTCGAGAAGCTGCCGCATGCGGTGCTGTTCATCGACGAGATCCACACCGTGATCGGTGCGGGCGCAACGTCTGGTGGCGCGATGGACGCGTCCAACCTGCTCAAGCCCGCACTGTCGGGCGGCACGATCCGTTGC contains:
- a CDS encoding DUF1192 domain-containing protein, with product MDLDDAPSRPNDALTELLRQDLDPLSVDELDSRIAALEGEIARTRAARDRSVNHRASADALFRR